AAGGGAAAGTAGATTTTAGGATTAAAACCTTGGACTCACTTTAGCTTATTTTCCGAATCAAAAGAGATATTACACTCCCTTCCCTTTTCTAAATCTTTGCATTCAGTTAGATTGAAGCTAAAAACATTTTGTGAAAATGTTTCTTCACCAAGGCGATAATCTTCTTGATCTTTAACTGCAGAAATAATAGTCTCCATTGATGAGTCTCCCGCTTCTTTAAGTTTTATTTTTCTTTGGTCGCAATTTATAGAAATATGATCTTCTGACAAAAACTTCATATTTTCTCTGGGAACTTTCAATGAAACTCTTCTCTCCCCCTTGTAACATAAGTGCTCAATTAGTTCACTTTTCTCCTTCTTTTACATTAGGTCTTCAAACAATATTGTCTTTATTGTTCGAATCTAAAACTTTTAAAGAAATGTAATTAGAATCTTTTGCATTTCATTCATTTATTTCTTTAGATGTCAAATATACTCTATAATGCTTGCCATGTTGTTTGCAATTCAAAATCGGGATATGCGCACTTACCTCATCCAATCCAGTTGTTAACGCTGAATTTTCTCCGACTAAATTTATAAAAGCCGGTATAGACAGGCAACTTCCAAAAGTTAAGCCACACTTAAAAGCTAATCCTAAATTAAAAAAACTCATCTGAGTTATTCAAGAATACTGCTGATATCTCTAATATATCATTAATAAGAGGAGTACATTTGGAATGTCAACAAACTATATAACTGAAGAAAAGTTAGCTGAGATTAAATCTCAGCTTGCTAAGTTAATAGATGTAGAAAGACCGCAAGTTTTAGAAGAACTTAAGTATGCTAGAAGTTTAGGAGACTTATCGGAAAACGCTGACTATGACAGCGCAAAGATGAGACAAGAACAATTGGAGAAAAAAATTTCTGAATTGGAATACATATTAAAAAACTACGAAATTATTGATAAAGGCAATAAAGAAGGTAAGGAGGCTGGCAAGGAACAAAAAGTAGTTAAGATAGGTTCAAAAGTTAGAGTGTTTCACTCACTGACAAATGAGGAATATACTTTTGAAATATTAGGTAGTTTGGATGCTAATCCTTCTCAATTTAAGATTTCTAATGAATCTCCTATAGCCAGAGCCATATTGGGCAAGCCTGCTGGCGGAACCTATACAGTAGAAGTTGAAACTAGACAAAAAAGTTACTCTATTAAGGTACTTGAAATTTTTTAATCTTCTTCAATTTACTTCAATAACTTTCCCACAATAGCCTTTAAAAGGGTTATTAATTTTGAAATTCTGATTATAGGAAAAGTTAAGGATATACTTTCTGAAGGTATTCTAGTAACTCCAAAGATGTACGCTTTCTTTTATAAAAATAGAAGCTTATATTTTGCAGATGTACCTAAAGGGGGAAGTTTGGCACTTCTTTGTCCTTACCCCTCTTTGAGCGATCACTATGAGAACTGAGAACAATTGGCGTGTTCAAAAGAAGAGCTTAAATTTCTCTTACCCACTAATTGGGAATTAATTCACTACTTGTTAGAGGAGTTAAAGGCTATGGGAAAATATGTAGATGTTCCTGAAAAAAATCCTTTATCTTTAGAAACTGGTTATTTTCATACTTGAAAATCAAAACTTAAACAATCTTTATCCACACTTATTGAATTTGATTATCAAAGATTGATAGAAAAATATATAAGTCAAGTTTTTAGTGATCAATATTCAAAACTTAGTTACAAGTTAATGCATCCTGAAGAAATAAAAAATAAAAATAAGTTGTATCCTACAATCTCAGGAACTAAAAACTTGTATTCTCTCCTAAATAGAAAGTTAGAAATTTTACCTCTGTTTACAAGTCGAAAAGAGCCCGATTTAAAGATTTATGATGGTTGACCTTTGGAGAATTTAGGAAATACAGAAAAACATAATTATTCCTCAGAATGAATTTCCAAACTAGAAAAAGATTCTCCGGATCTTTTTTCCTTCTCTCCCTTTAAAATACCTAAACTTCCTGACTTAGAAGCCAAAAAATAAAATTCCTAGAGATATGGTTAGATTAAGACTCAAAAAAAAAGGAAAAAAGCATAATCCTTTTTTCAGAATAATTGCAATAGACTCTAGAAGAGCTAGAGACTCTGCTGAACTTAAGACATTAGGTTTTTATGAACCTAAAAAAGGTAATTTTGAATTGGATATGAATTTATACAAAGAATTCATAAGTAAAGGTGCTAAGCCCACTAAAAACTTGTTAGATTTAGTTAAAGCTCAATCAAGACTTTCGAAATTATA
Above is a window of Mycoplasma ovis str. Michigan DNA encoding:
- the greA gene encoding transcription elongation factor GreA → MSTNYITEEKLAEIKSQLAKLIDVERPQVLEELKYARSLGDLSENADYDSAKMRQEQLEKKISELEYILKNYEIIDKGNKEGKEAGKEQKVVKIGSKVRVFHSLTNEEYTFEILGSLDANPSQFKISNESPIARAILGKPAGGTYTVEVETRQKSYSIKVLEIF
- the rpsP gene encoding 30S ribosomal protein S16, whose product is MVRLRLKKKGKKHNPFFRIIAIDSRRARDSAELKTLGFYEPKKGNFELDMNLYKEFISKGAKPTKNLLDLVKAQSRLSKL